Proteins found in one Triticum aestivum cultivar Chinese Spring chromosome 4D, IWGSC CS RefSeq v2.1, whole genome shotgun sequence genomic segment:
- the LOC123095821 gene encoding uncharacterized membrane protein At4g09580 has translation MLFARRDIEAAGAGAGAGQDGSPAAKKGKPESAAASAAVARPTLTRTEALAAAAVLALFVAGIFCIFLAAPRREFGQILRLPRSLADVRLLKDNLAVYASEHQANFVLGYCSIYIFMQTFMIPGTIFMSLLAGALFGVIKGGILVVFTATAGASSCYFLSKLIGRPLVCWLWPERLRYFQSEIAKRKDKLLNYMLFLRITPTLPNTFINMASPIVDIPFHIFFAATLIGLIPASYITVKAGRALGDLRSVRELYDFKTLVVLFLIGSVAVVPTILKRKRTYE, from the exons atgctcTTCGCGCGCCGCGACATCGAGGCcgcgggcgccggcgccggcgccggccaggACGGCTCGCCGGCCGCCAAGAAGGGCAAGCCGGAGTCCGCCGCGGCCTCGGCCGCCGTGGCACGCCCCACGCTGACGCGGACCGAGGCGCTCGCGGCCGCCGCCGTGCTCGCGCTCTTCGTCGCCGGGATCTTCTGCATCTTCCTCGCCGCGCCCCGCCGCGAGTTCGGCCAGATCCTCCGCCTCCCGCGCAGCCTCGCCGACGTGCGCCTCCTCAA GGACAACCTTGCTGTGTATGCAAGTGAGCATCAGGCAAATTTTGTGCTGGGGTATTGCTCCATATACATCTTCATGCAAACATTTATGATCCCAGGGACAATATTTATGTCTTTACTTGCTGGAGCGCTTTTTGGGGTGATTAAAGGGGGCATTTTGGTCGTCTTCACTGCCACAGCTGGGGCATCATCTTGCTATTTTCTCTCCAAGTTGATTGGCAGACCTTTGGTTTGCTGGTTGTGGCCTGAAAGACTGAGATATTTCCAGTCAGAG ATTGCAAAGAGGAAAGACAAGCTGTTGAACTACATGCTTTTTCTGAGAATAACACCAACCCTGCCCAATACATTCATAAATATGGCGTCACCCATTGTCGACATACCTTTCCATATTTTCTTTGCTGCAACACTAATTGGACTCATCCCAGCATCTTATATTACTGTAAAG GCTGGGAGAGCTCTAGGCGATCTAAGATCAGTTAGGGAATTGTACGACTTCAAGACATTAGTTGTCCTGTTCCTCATTGGATCTGTTGCCGTCGTCCCAACCATCCTGAAAAGGAAGAGAACATACGAGTGA
- the LOC123095823 gene encoding 30S ribosomal protein S13, chloroplastic, whose translation MATLSMVSGPVATSSLPLSTRRRASSVSFPAPKKGGIGHGGLRIECIRIGGVEIPNHKRVEYSLQYIHGIGRNRSRQILLDLSFDNKVTKDLSEEEVITLRKEVTKYMIEGDLKRFNRVAIERMKEIRCYKGIRHKLGLPVRGQRTKNNCRTLKGKRASVAKKKSASSSDE comes from the exons ATGGCGACTCTCTCCATGGTCTCCGGCCCCGTCGCCACCTCGTCCCTCCCCCtctccacccgccgccgcgcctcctccgtCTCCTTCCCCGCCCCCAAG AAGGGCGGCATTGGTCACGGCGGCCTGCGGATCGAGTGCATCCGTATCGGTGGTGTTGAGATTCCAAACCACAAGCGGGTGGAGTACTCGCTGCAGTACATCCATGGCATCGGGCGGAACCGCTCCCGCCAGATCCTTTTGGACCTCAGCTTCGACAACAAGGTCACCAAGGacctctccgaggaggaggtcatCACACTCCGTAAGGAGGTCACCAAGTACATGATTGAAGGAGACCTT AAACGGTTCAACCGTGTAGCGATTGAGAGGATGAAGGAGATCCGGTGCTACAAGGGCATCCGGCACAAGCTCGGCCTCCCGGTCCGTGGCCAGAGGACAAAGAACAACTGCAGGACGCTCAAGGGGAAGAGGGCTTCGGTCGCCAAGAAGAAGTCGGCTTCGTCCTCCGACGAATAA
- the LOC123095822 gene encoding probable plastid-lipid-associated protein 4, chloroplastic: MALVSLSLSPPCAPAASSSSNHLLTPPSLAGGSGSIRRGGPRGNAGLALTLPAGRGGREWRAPVSSFSSFLPSFFTGSKKKEEEDAKKAATLKEELLAAIAPLDRGAEATPEDKDRVEQIAQQLEEVNPTKEPLKSELLNGKWELLYTTSTSILQPQRPKFLRPYGTIYQAINTDTLRAQNMETLPYFNQVTANLVPLNSRKVAVRFDYFKIFSLIQIKAPGSGKGELEITYLDEELRVSRGDKGNLFVLKMVDPLYRVPL; encoded by the exons ATGGCGCTCGTCTCGCTCTCGCTCTCGCCCCCGTGCgcgcccgccgcctcctcgtctTCCAACCACCTCCTCACGCCGCCGTCGCTCGCCGGCGGCAGCGGTAGCATCAGGAGGGGAGGGCCACGGGGCAACGCCGGCCTCGCTCTGACGCTGCCGGCCGGGCGTGGGGGTCGGGAGTGGAGGGCGCCGGtgtcgtccttctcctccttcctgccGTCCTTCTTCACGGGGagcaagaagaaggaggaggaggacgccaagaaggcggcgacgctcaaggaggagctgctggcggccATCGCGCCGCTCGACCGCGGCGCCGAGGCCACGCCCGAGGACAAAGACCGCGTCGAGCAG ATCGCGCAGCAGCTGGAGGAGGTGAACCCGACCAAGGAGCCGCTCAAGTCCGAGCTCCTCAACGGCAAGTGGGAGCTCCTCTACACCACCTCCACATCCATTCTCCAGCCACAg AGGCCAAAGTTTCTGAGGCCATACGGGACGATTTACCAGGCAATCAACACCGACACCTTACGAGCCCAAAACATGGAGACACTGCCTTACTTTAATCAG GTTACTGCCAACTTGGTGCCTCTCAACTCTAGAAAAGTGGCAGTTAGGTTTGATTACTTCAAAATATTTAGCCTG ATCCAAATCAAAGCACCTGGAAGTGGCAAAGGTGAACTAGAGATCACATATCTTGATGAAGAGCTCAG GGTTTCAAGAGGCGACAAGGGGAACTTGTTCGTGCTGAAGATGGTCGACCCATTATACCGAGTTCCGTTGTAA